In one window of Streptomyces roseofulvus DNA:
- a CDS encoding amidohydrolase, translated as MNGTAPAPAPADLLLTGARIHTVDPALPEAEAMAVRDGRIVWLGADADAAAWAGPRTRVLDAAGRLVLPGFVDAHNHVRLGSDDACVQLAGARTLDEIHARVRAWHTAHPDAVWIEAEAFDYSAIPGGRMPTAADLDPATGGTPALVLSYDVHTAWLNTAALRALGVDRDHTDLPFGTAVTDPATGEPTGFVKDFAVKGLSRDGHRALRALGVPWASPDRQYGRLAKSLDDAIGFGITTVVEPQNSLDDLALFTRAREEGRLRSRIVAALFHPRGTTDADLDAFEAAAREHADDRFRVGPLKLYIDDVVEPRTAALLEPYAGCAHHRGDTFYPPEEFAALLARLDARGFQCFVHATGDRGIRTVLDAVAHARVANGPRDARHQVVHVECLDPADTPRFAALGVVACMQPRHAAPDIAGPGQDWAENVGPERWHKAWPLRDLRDAGAVLALSSDWNVAEMDPMVGIHAAVTRRPLAGGEPWTEEQTLTVAEAVEGYTRGSAYANFLEHERGSLTVGKLADFVVLSRDILRIAPEEIPGTVAETVVVGGEVVVSAAG; from the coding sequence ATGAACGGCACCGCCCCCGCCCCCGCCCCCGCCGACCTGCTCCTCACCGGCGCCCGCATCCACACCGTCGACCCCGCGCTGCCGGAGGCGGAGGCGATGGCCGTACGGGACGGGCGGATCGTCTGGCTCGGCGCCGACGCCGACGCGGCCGCCTGGGCCGGCCCCCGCACCCGCGTCCTCGACGCCGCCGGCCGGCTCGTCCTGCCCGGCTTCGTCGACGCCCACAACCACGTCCGGCTCGGCTCCGACGACGCCTGCGTGCAGCTCGCCGGCGCCCGCACCCTCGACGAGATCCACGCGCGCGTGCGGGCCTGGCACACCGCCCACCCCGACGCCGTCTGGATCGAGGCCGAGGCGTTCGACTACTCCGCGATCCCCGGCGGCCGGATGCCGACCGCCGCCGACCTCGACCCCGCCACCGGCGGCACCCCCGCCCTCGTCCTCAGCTACGACGTCCACACCGCCTGGCTCAACACCGCCGCCCTGCGCGCCCTCGGCGTCGACCGCGACCACACCGACCTCCCCTTCGGCACCGCCGTCACCGACCCCGCCACCGGCGAACCCACCGGCTTCGTCAAGGACTTCGCCGTCAAGGGCCTCTCCCGCGACGGCCACCGCGCCCTGCGGGCCCTCGGTGTCCCCTGGGCCTCGCCCGACCGCCAGTACGGCCGCCTCGCCAAGAGCCTCGACGACGCGATCGGCTTCGGCATCACCACCGTCGTCGAACCCCAGAACTCCCTCGACGACCTCGCCCTCTTCACGCGCGCGCGTGAGGAGGGCCGGCTCCGCTCCCGGATCGTCGCCGCGCTCTTCCATCCGCGCGGCACCACCGACGCCGACCTCGACGCCTTCGAGGCGGCGGCACGGGAGCACGCCGACGACCGCTTCCGGGTCGGCCCGCTGAAGCTCTACATCGACGACGTCGTCGAACCCCGCACCGCCGCCCTCCTGGAGCCGTACGCGGGCTGCGCCCACCACCGGGGCGACACCTTCTACCCGCCCGAGGAGTTCGCCGCCCTGCTCGCCCGCCTCGACGCCCGCGGCTTCCAGTGCTTCGTGCACGCCACCGGCGACCGGGGCATCCGCACCGTCCTGGACGCCGTCGCGCACGCGCGCGTGGCCAACGGCCCGCGCGACGCCCGCCACCAGGTCGTCCACGTCGAGTGCCTCGACCCCGCCGACACCCCGCGCTTCGCCGCCCTCGGCGTGGTCGCCTGCATGCAGCCCCGGCACGCCGCCCCCGACATCGCCGGACCGGGCCAGGACTGGGCCGAGAACGTCGGCCCCGAGCGCTGGCACAAGGCGTGGCCGCTCCGCGACCTGCGGGACGCCGGCGCGGTGCTGGCCCTCTCCAGCGACTGGAACGTCGCCGAGATGGACCCCATGGTCGGCATTCACGCCGCCGTCACCCGCCGCCCGCTCGCGGGCGGCGAGCCCTGGACGGAGGAGCAGACCCTCACCGTCGCCGAGGCCGTGGAGGGCTACACGAGAGGCTCCGCCTATGCCAACTTCCTGGAGCACGAGCGGGGCTCGCTCACGGTCGGCAAGCTCGCCGACTTCGTGGTCCTCTCCCGGGACATCCTGCGGATCGCGCCGGAGGAGATCCCGGGCACGGTCGCGGAGACGGTCGTCGTCGGAGGCGAGGTGGTGGTGTCGGCCGCCGGGTGA